One genomic region from Anguilla rostrata isolate EN2019 chromosome 2, ASM1855537v3, whole genome shotgun sequence encodes:
- the LOC135247484 gene encoding E3 ubiquitin-protein ligase TRIM35-like encodes MAIKPSFLEEELLCSVCCDTFNDPVVLQCSHSFCDDCLQRCWKEKRSRECPVCRRKSSVPKPPVNLALKNIVELYLKQKTQSEAEVFCRLHGEKLLLFCEDDDEPLCVVCQTSKKHRNHQLCPVEEAALDLKKNLKTALDPMKQKLQIFTEVKQQFENIAEHIRTQGPDTEMQIKAEFAKLHRFLQDEEAISLSALKKEVDQKSQAMKEKIESITKLASALSEKITAIQKVIESEDILIIKRYKDANRRAQCTLEDPELPSWGSLVDVAKHLSNLKFRVWEKMLDMVQYTPVTLDPNTAAPWLCLSEDLTSVRNTGFVLQRPDNPERFNPCVDVLGAEGFASGKHSWEVEVGDKPEWTIGVVRESINRKGAITCDPASGIFVVTLRAGDVYGAEGVTPLTLKKKPERVKVQLDFDTGEVSFFDSSDMSLIHTFYDLLPERLFPYFSPCVNINGSNCGAMQICPVKVSVTISQSQ; translated from the exons ATGGCGATAAAACCGTCGTTTTTAGAAGAGGAGCTcctctgttctgtgtgctgtgacacCTTCAATGACCCTGTTGTTCTACAGTGTAGCCACAGCTTTTGTGACGACTGCCTGCAGCGATGctggaaagagaagagaagtcGAGAGTGTCCCGTCTGTAGAAGGAAGTCATCCGTTCCCAAGCCTCCAGTTAATCTGGCTTTAAAGAACATCGTGGAGttgtatttaaaacagaaaacccaGAGCGAAGCCGAAGTCTTTTGCCGTCTTCACGGAGAGAAACTTCTTCTTTTCTGTGAGGATGACGACGAGCCTCTTTGCGTCGTGTGTCAGACttcaaaaaagcacagaaatcaTCAGCTCTGTCCAGTGGAAGAGGCTGCTCTAGATCTGAAG AAAAACCTCAAGACTGCACTGGATCCCATGAAACAGAAACTGCAAATATTCACTGAAGTTAAACAACAGTTTGAGAATATTGCAGAACACATCCGG actcAAGGTCCCGACACGGAGATGCAGATAAAGGCAGAGTTTGCGAAGCTCCACAGGTTCTTGCAAGACGAAGAAGCGATAAGTCTAAGTGCGCTAAAGAAAGAAGTGGATCAAAAGAGCCAGGCAATGAAGGAGAAGATAGAAAGCATCACGAAACTTGCCTCCGCACTTTCAGAAAAAATCACAGCTATACAGAAGGTCATAGAGAGTGAAGACATCTTGATCATAAAG AGGTACAAAGATGCCAACAGAAG agcccagtgcacactggaGGACCCGGAGCTGCCTTCCTGGGGGTCGCTCGTTgatgtggccaaacacctgagcaacctgaagttcagagtctgggagaagatgctggatatggtgcagtaca CTCCTGTGACTCTGGACCCCAACACTGCGGCCCCCTGGCTCTGTCTGTCAGAAGACCTGACCAGCGTGAGAAACACCGGGTTTGTGCTGCAGCGTCCCGACAACCCGGAGAGGTTCAACCCCTGCGTGGACGTGCTGGGGGCCGAAGGCTTCGCCTCGGGcaaacacagctgggaggtggaggtgggggacaAGCCCGAGTGGACCATCGGAGTGGTGAGAGAGTCCATCAACAGGAAGGGGGCCATCACGTGCGACCCGGCCAGCGGGATCTTCGTTGTGACTTTGAGGGCCGGCGATGTGTACGGAGCGGAAGGGGTCACTCCCCTCACGCTGAAGAAGAAGCCCGAGAGGGTCAAAGTTCAGCTGGACTTCGACACGGGGGAGGTGTCCTTCTTCGACTCCAGCGACATGTCGCTCATCCACACATTTTATGACTTGCTACCAGAGAGGCTCTTCCCGTATTTCTCTCCATGTGTGAACATCAATGGCAGTAACTGTGGAGCCATGCAGATCTGCCCAGTGAAGGTGTCTGTAACAATTAGTCAGTCCCAGTGA
- the LOC135247485 gene encoding E3 ubiquitin-protein ligase TRIM35-like isoform X1: protein MAAKASFLEEELCCPVCYEIFKDPVVLECSHSFCRVCLQQCWGENSPRECPICRSKASTGHPPVSLALKNIVESYLKQKTECEAAEASEDQCPLHRKELLFFCEDDLQPLCIVCQTSKKHRNHQICPMEEAVPDLKNKLMTALIPIKKKLERYTAVKQECEKNTKHIRNQAQHTENQIKADFEKLHQFLQEEEETRLAALREEEEQKCQLMKEKIENFTQVISTISDTIKAIDTSIEGEDAFFLKTYKDAKRRAQCTLQDPELLSGALIDVAKHLGNLKFRVWEKMLEMVQYTPVILDPNTMSPWICLSDDLTCVRYTEVEQQIPDNPERFFCGIRVLGSEGFTSGKHSWEVEVGEKPTWTIGVVQESVNRKEAHVCSPRTGFWVLFLRNGDYFVSGVTNLKLKRKPQRIRVELDYDRGEMSFFDPSDMSHIFTFKGKFTKKIFPYINPFRNDDGRNAGALKICPLSVRVMKSQ from the exons atggcGGCTAAAGCTTCATTTTTGGAAGAGGAGTTATGTTGTCCTGTGTGCTATGAGATTTTCAAGGACCCCGTCGTCTTGGAGTGCAGTCACAGTTTCTGTAGAGTCTGTTTGCAGCAGTGCTGGGGGGAGAACAGTCCTCGGGAGTGTCCCATCTGCAGGAGCAAGGCCTCTACAGGCCACCCTCCCGTAAGCttggctttaaaaaacattgtggaGTCCTACTTAAAGCAGAAGACCGAGTGTGAGGCAGCAGAGGCAAGTGAAGACCAGTGTCCCCTTCACAGAAAGGAacttctgttcttctgtgagGATGATTTGCAGCCTCTCTGTATTGTGtgtcagacttcaaaaaaacacagaaatcacCAGATTTGTCCAATGGAAGAGGCTGTTCCGGATCTGAAG aataaGCTCATGACTGCACTAAttcctattaaaaaaaaattagagaGGTACACTGCAGTTAAACAAGagtgtgaaaaaaacacaaaacacatcagG AATcaagcccagcacacagagaaccAGATAAAGGCAGATTTTGAGAAGCTTCACCAATTTCtacaagaggaagaggagaccaGACTagctgcactgagggaggaagaggagcagaagtGTCAGTTGATGAAGGAAAAGATAGAGAACTTCACACAAGTTATTTCCACCATTTCAGACACAATCAAGGCCATTGACACATCCATAGAGGGTGAAGATGCTTTCTTCTTAAAG aCCTATAAGGATGCTAAGAGAAG agcccagtgcacactgcaggatccagagctgctctcaggggcactgatagatgtggccaaacacctgggcaacctgaagttcagagtctgggagaagatgctggagatggtgcagtaca CCCCTGTGATTCTGGATCCCAACACTATGTCCCCCTGGATCTGTCTGTCAGATGATCTGACCTGTGTGAGGTACACTGAAGTTGAACAACAGATTCCTGACAACCCAGAGAGGTTTTTCTGTGGCATAAGGGTATTGGGCTCAGAGGGGTTTACTTcagggaaacacagctgggaggtggaggtgggggaaaAACCTACCTGGACTATAGGAGTGGTGCAAGAATCCGTCAACAGAAAGGAGGCCCATGTATGCAGCCCAAGGACTGGATTCTGGGTCCTATTTCTGAGGAACGGTGATTACTTTGTATCTGGAGTTACTAACCTCAAACTGAAGAGGAAGCCCCAGAGGATCAGAGTGGAGCTGGACTATGACAGGGGGGAGATGTCCTTCTTTGACCCCAGTGACATGTcacacattttcacttttaaaggCAAATTCACTAAAAAAATCTTCCCATATATCAATCCCTTCCGAAATGATGATGGCAGAAATGCTGGGGCCCTGAAGATCTGTCCATTGTCTGTAAGAGTGATGAAATCCCAGTAA
- the LOC135247479 gene encoding zinc-binding protein A33-like, whose amino-acid sequence MVNVFPSVFHLYCLAPVILDPNTMCPWDCLSDDLTCVRLSEVKQQIPDNPERFSCTVVVLGSEGFTSGKYSWEVEVRNKSAWTIGVVQESINRKGAISCNPRSGFWVLGLRNGDYIAAGAANLKLKRKPQRIRVQLDYDRGEVSFFDSSDMSHIYTFKGKFTKKIFPYINPYQNDDGRNAGALQICPLSLRVMKSHRVCH is encoded by the coding sequence ATGGTTAATGTCTTCCCTTCTGTCTTCCATCTTTATTGTTTAGCCCCTGTGATTCTGGATCCCAACACTATGTGCCCCTGGGACTGTCTGTCAGATGATCTGACTTGTGTGAGGCTCTCTGAAGTTAAACAGCAGATTCCTGACAATCCAGAGAGGTTTTCCTGCACTGTAGTAGTATTGGGCTCAGAGGGTTTTACTTCAGGGAAATACAgctgggaggtggaggtgcGGAACAAATCTGCCTGGACTATAGGAGTAGTGCAAGAGTCAATCAACAGAAAGGGGGCCATTTCATGCAACCCAAGGAGTGGATTCTGGGTCCTAGGGCTGAGGAACGGTGATTACATTGCAGCTGGTGCTGCTAACCTCAAACTGAAGAGGAAGCCCCAGAGgatcagagtgcagctggactatgacaggggggaggtgtcctTCTTTGACTCCAGTGACATGTCACATATTTACACTTTTAAAGGCAAATTCACCAAAAAGATATTCCCATATATCAATCCCTACCAAAATGATGATGGCAGAAATGCTGGGGCCCTGCAGATCTGTCCATTGTCTTTAAGAGTGATGAAATCCCATCGAGTCTGTCATTAA
- the LOC135247485 gene encoding zinc-binding protein A33-like isoform X2, whose protein sequence is MAAKASFLEEELCCPVCYEIFKDPVVLECSHSFCRVCLQQCWGENSPRECPICRSKASTGHPPVSLALKNIVESYLKQKTECEAAEASEDQCPLHRKELLFFCEDDLQPLCIVCQTSKKHRNHQICPMEEAVPDLKNQAQHTENQIKADFEKLHQFLQEEEETRLAALREEEEQKCQLMKEKIENFTQVISTISDTIKAIDTSIEGEDAFFLKTYKDAKRRAQCTLQDPELLSGALIDVAKHLGNLKFRVWEKMLEMVQYTPVILDPNTMSPWICLSDDLTCVRYTEVEQQIPDNPERFFCGIRVLGSEGFTSGKHSWEVEVGEKPTWTIGVVQESVNRKEAHVCSPRTGFWVLFLRNGDYFVSGVTNLKLKRKPQRIRVELDYDRGEMSFFDPSDMSHIFTFKGKFTKKIFPYINPFRNDDGRNAGALKICPLSVRVMKSQ, encoded by the exons atggcGGCTAAAGCTTCATTTTTGGAAGAGGAGTTATGTTGTCCTGTGTGCTATGAGATTTTCAAGGACCCCGTCGTCTTGGAGTGCAGTCACAGTTTCTGTAGAGTCTGTTTGCAGCAGTGCTGGGGGGAGAACAGTCCTCGGGAGTGTCCCATCTGCAGGAGCAAGGCCTCTACAGGCCACCCTCCCGTAAGCttggctttaaaaaacattgtggaGTCCTACTTAAAGCAGAAGACCGAGTGTGAGGCAGCAGAGGCAAGTGAAGACCAGTGTCCCCTTCACAGAAAGGAacttctgttcttctgtgagGATGATTTGCAGCCTCTCTGTATTGTGtgtcagacttcaaaaaaacacagaaatcacCAGATTTGTCCAATGGAAGAGGCTGTTCCGGATCTGAAG AATcaagcccagcacacagagaaccAGATAAAGGCAGATTTTGAGAAGCTTCACCAATTTCtacaagaggaagaggagaccaGACTagctgcactgagggaggaagaggagcagaagtGTCAGTTGATGAAGGAAAAGATAGAGAACTTCACACAAGTTATTTCCACCATTTCAGACACAATCAAGGCCATTGACACATCCATAGAGGGTGAAGATGCTTTCTTCTTAAAG aCCTATAAGGATGCTAAGAGAAG agcccagtgcacactgcaggatccagagctgctctcaggggcactgatagatgtggccaaacacctgggcaacctgaagttcagagtctgggagaagatgctggagatggtgcagtaca CCCCTGTGATTCTGGATCCCAACACTATGTCCCCCTGGATCTGTCTGTCAGATGATCTGACCTGTGTGAGGTACACTGAAGTTGAACAACAGATTCCTGACAACCCAGAGAGGTTTTTCTGTGGCATAAGGGTATTGGGCTCAGAGGGGTTTACTTcagggaaacacagctgggaggtggaggtgggggaaaAACCTACCTGGACTATAGGAGTGGTGCAAGAATCCGTCAACAGAAAGGAGGCCCATGTATGCAGCCCAAGGACTGGATTCTGGGTCCTATTTCTGAGGAACGGTGATTACTTTGTATCTGGAGTTACTAACCTCAAACTGAAGAGGAAGCCCCAGAGGATCAGAGTGGAGCTGGACTATGACAGGGGGGAGATGTCCTTCTTTGACCCCAGTGACATGTcacacattttcacttttaaaggCAAATTCACTAAAAAAATCTTCCCATATATCAATCCCTTCCGAAATGATGATGGCAGAAATGCTGGGGCCCTGAAGATCTGTCCATTGTCTGTAAGAGTGATGAAATCCCAGTAA